The Salvia miltiorrhiza cultivar Shanhuang (shh) chromosome 1, IMPLAD_Smil_shh, whole genome shotgun sequence genome has a window encoding:
- the LOC130985881 gene encoding protein IQ-domain 26-like yields MGRAARWFKGLFGIKNKDKEYPAARWGSGHLCHNPTTIPPNITPAEAAWLRSFYSDNDKEQSKHAIAVAAATAAAADAAVAAAQAAVAVVRLTSQGRGTAVFGGSREKWAAVKIQSLFRGFLARKALRALKGLVKIQALVRGFLVRKQAAATLQSMQALIRAQASVRAEKMRRLISNDDSFPPHYQARIPLERYEDERSEHPSSFHSRRLSASFETAVNSFDESPKIVEVDTGCRPKSRSRRANSWMAAEAPFQCRIPARNPTAEEWGEELSTAQSTPRFGGCSGPVTPAKSESLLRSYGDNHPSYMAKTQSFKAKVRSHSAPKQRPEGGPKRRLSLHEMMESRNSLSGVKMQRSCSQAQEAITFKNAVMGNLGRSSDFVRPNYFYSNSHNAN; encoded by the exons ATGGGAAGAGCTGCGCGGTGGTTCAAGGGCCTTTTTGGGATAAAGAACAAAGACAAGGAATACCCCGCCGCCCGCTGGGGTTCCGGCCACCTCTGCCACAACCCCACCACCATTCCCCCCAACATCACCCCCGCCGAGGCCGCCTGGCTCAGATCCTTCTACAGCGACAACGACAAGGAGCAGAGCAAGCACGCCATAGccgtcgccgccgccaccgccgccgccgctgacgccgccgtcgccgccgcccaGGCCGCTGTCGCAGTGGTCCGCCTCACCAGCCAGGGCCGCGGCACCGCCGTGTTCGGTGGGAGCAGGGAGAAGTGGGCCGCTGTCAAGATTCAATCACTGTTTCGTGGATTCCTG GCCCGAAAGGCTCTTCGGGCCCTGAAGGGGCTGGTGAAGATTCAGGCTCTGGTGAGGGGATTTTTGGTGCGTAAACAAGCGGCCGCCACTCTTCAAAGCATGCAAGCCCTCATAAGAGCCCAAGCTAGTGTTCGGGCCGAGAAAATGCGACGCCTTATCAGCAACGACGACAGTTTCCCCCCTCACTACCAGGCCCGAATACCCCTG GAAAGGTACGAGGATGAAAGAAGCGAGCATCCGTCATCATTCCACAGCAGAAGGCTGTCAGCGTCATTCGAAACGGCGGTGAATTCATTCGACGAGAGCCCGAAAATCGTGGAGGTGGACACGGGCTGCCGGCCCAAATCAAGATCCCGGCGGGCCAACTCATGGATGGCGGCGGAGGCGCCGTTCCAATGCCGAATCCCGGCCCGAAACCCGACGGCCGAGGAGTGGGGCGAGGAGTTGTCGACGGCGCAGAGCACACCGAGATTCGGCGGGTGCAGCGGGCCGGTGACGCCGGCGAAGAGCGAGAGCCTGTTGAGGAGCTACGGCGACAACCACCCGAGCTACATGGCGAAGACGCAGTCGTTCAAGGCGAAGGTGAGGTCGCACAGCGCGCCGAAGCAGAGGCCCGAGGGCGGCCCGAAGAGGAGGCTGTCGCTCCATGAGATGATGGAGTCTCGCAATAGCTTGAGCGGGGTGAAGATGCAGAGGTCGTGCTCGCAAGCTCAGGAAGCCATTACTTTCAAGAATGCTGTGATGGGCAACTTAGGTAGGTCCTCGGATTTTGTAAGACCAAACTATTTTTATTCCAATTCACACAATGCAAATTAA